A region from the Clavibacter sp. A6099 genome encodes:
- a CDS encoding DUF2510 domain-containing protein: MPDVPCAAPAGWFPDGSGQLRYWDGSAWTQHVAPMVQPAAAPAPAPSAAATAAVAASQQADAVRNAQAAEAAHDKAMRAAEAAQVKAVRAAEAEQQRAAKLAQREAAMQAKATEREAASREQSARAAAATVATQVPPRQAAIAGLVAPAAPASVITDTRPSRHPATTWVITSVVALAVLIISALGGFGGMFVSLGLVGIATALYPYATGRRSWIPILTTRSRNGVAALGAAVLIVIGATVPVAASAPAPRQAEAISASASPTPTATPTPTATPTPVVHVVEDVNAKSASDARTLLREAGYVVQYVLESGGVPSVTDGMTVKSQSPVAGSRVDAGSTVTLVLLAPAPTPTPEPTVAPTVAPAPVQQPAAPAPAPIAPAPAPAPAAPAPAPAQQTGGINPGGFCSSVGAVAQADNGRSYKCGGKGPDASGRYHWNTM, from the coding sequence ATGCCCGACGTCCCCTGTGCCGCTCCTGCCGGCTGGTTCCCCGACGGATCCGGGCAGCTCCGCTACTGGGACGGATCCGCGTGGACGCAGCACGTCGCGCCGATGGTCCAGCCCGCCGCAGCGCCGGCGCCCGCTCCGAGCGCAGCGGCGACGGCGGCCGTGGCGGCCTCGCAGCAGGCCGACGCAGTCCGGAACGCGCAGGCCGCCGAGGCCGCGCACGACAAGGCGATGCGGGCCGCCGAGGCCGCGCAGGTGAAGGCCGTGCGCGCCGCGGAGGCCGAGCAGCAGCGTGCCGCGAAGCTCGCGCAGCGCGAGGCGGCCATGCAGGCGAAGGCCACGGAGCGCGAGGCGGCGTCTCGGGAGCAGAGCGCCCGCGCGGCAGCGGCGACCGTCGCGACACAGGTTCCGCCGCGACAGGCGGCCATCGCGGGGCTGGTCGCCCCTGCGGCTCCTGCCTCCGTGATCACCGACACCCGGCCCAGCCGCCACCCGGCGACCACGTGGGTCATCACCTCCGTCGTCGCGCTGGCGGTGCTGATCATCAGCGCCCTCGGCGGCTTCGGCGGCATGTTCGTCTCACTCGGCCTCGTCGGGATCGCCACGGCTCTCTACCCCTACGCCACGGGCCGCCGCAGCTGGATCCCCATCCTGACGACCCGATCGCGCAATGGCGTCGCCGCCCTGGGCGCGGCCGTGCTCATCGTCATCGGGGCGACGGTCCCGGTCGCGGCGTCCGCTCCCGCTCCGCGCCAGGCGGAGGCGATCTCCGCCAGCGCGAGCCCGACGCCGACGGCCACCCCGACGCCCACCGCGACGCCGACCCCCGTGGTCCACGTCGTCGAGGATGTCAACGCCAAGAGCGCCTCCGACGCCCGCACGCTCCTCCGCGAGGCCGGTTACGTCGTGCAGTACGTGCTCGAGTCGGGCGGGGTCCCGAGCGTCACCGACGGCATGACTGTGAAGTCGCAGAGCCCGGTCGCGGGATCGCGCGTCGACGCAGGATCCACCGTGACGCTCGTGCTGCTGGCGCCCGCGCCGACTCCGACGCCCGAGCCCACAGTCGCGCCGACGGTCGCTCCGGCGCCCGTCCAGCAGCCGGCGGCTCCCGCTCCGGCGCCCATCGCGCCTGCACCCGCCCCGGCTCCGGCCGCCCCGGCCCCCGCGCCCGCGCAGCAGACCGGCGGCATCAACCCCGGCGGCTTCTGTTCTTCGGTGGGCGCAGTGGCGCAGGCGGACAACGGACGCAGCTATAAGTGCGGCGGCAAGGGCCCCGACGCCAGCGGCCGGTACCACTGGAACACGATGTGA
- a CDS encoding DNA adenine methylase: MTRSPLRWAGSKRSLLPLISGLTPDFNGQYVEPFMGSACVFFNMKPKKATLSDFNGDLVIFFTQLRDNVDELASRFQNLDETGLDYYSQRAMRISELTPPDRAARFLYLNRHSFNAVYRTNRQGQFNVPKGTRTGAAPTRDELISASRSLTNTVIRHCDYLQSTAQATVEDFVYLDPPYRNADRKTYGEYGYNAFGTDEDVSMLAVELDRLNEIGAKVLLSFNMDDHLMSALDGWTIVHVQRRRSVAANASSRTALQGEILAYNYEVSVNA, from the coding sequence GTGACACGATCACCCCTAAGGTGGGCCGGTAGCAAGAGAAGCCTACTCCCACTGATAAGCGGCCTCACTCCAGATTTTAATGGGCAATACGTCGAACCATTTATGGGTTCCGCATGCGTTTTCTTTAACATGAAGCCGAAAAAGGCAACTCTCTCAGATTTCAACGGCGACCTCGTTATCTTCTTTACTCAGCTGAGGGATAATGTTGACGAACTTGCTAGCCGGTTTCAGAATTTGGACGAGACTGGTCTCGACTACTACTCCCAGCGGGCGATGCGCATCTCGGAGCTCACACCGCCGGACCGGGCTGCGAGGTTTTTATATCTTAATCGGCACTCATTTAACGCGGTCTATCGAACAAATCGACAAGGGCAATTTAACGTGCCAAAAGGGACTCGAACCGGTGCCGCCCCTACCCGCGACGAACTAATTAGCGCCTCTCGATCATTAACAAATACAGTCATTAGGCATTGCGACTATCTCCAATCTACGGCGCAGGCAACGGTAGAAGACTTTGTCTACCTAGACCCGCCCTACCGTAACGCCGACCGAAAGACGTACGGAGAATATGGGTATAACGCATTCGGTACCGATGAAGACGTTAGCATGCTTGCCGTCGAACTCGACAGACTTAATGAAATCGGGGCCAAGGTACTTCTTTCATTCAATATGGATGACCATCTCATGAGTGCCCTTGACGGCTGGACGATCGTCCACGTTCAAAGACGCAGATCGGTGGCTGCGAACGCCTCGTCCAGAACAGCGCTTCAGGGCGAGATACTCGCGTACAATTACGAGGTCTCCGTCAATGCTTAA
- a CDS encoding metallophosphoesterase family protein yields the protein MLKIAVLSDIHAHSKTQLKDGEDAPSYAEVTLPDDPQLNPFSGVRDLILREGITTDVIVCAGDMGDKANPEAVRYSWNQIQALQATLSAPLILAATGNHDMDSRSINGYDAKATLQELTNYPFSSEALNNEYWANNAVVQAHGSFRSVLLNSSAYHGYSNEHTHGRISSRTRSYIKRKLTDLPDPGINILVTHHQVYKYGAVDLTDLSEMHDASALLEDLNSGEHGSWLLIHGHRHWPAVTNAGGGRGAPIVFSAGSFSAVLYAEIQSRARNQFYILELEDTQPGFPIRGTYKAWDWIVDRGFLPAQERSGLTHVGGFGGAMNGAELAAAVKDFYEVAGSGYQTWEDVTAAVPDARFTMPSDFEQFKRVLKNQYGLTVLQDGAVPLQVGRA from the coding sequence ATGCTTAAAATTGCAGTCCTGAGCGACATACATGCCCACTCTAAGACTCAGTTGAAAGACGGGGAAGACGCGCCTTCTTATGCAGAGGTCACGTTGCCCGACGATCCGCAGTTGAATCCCTTCAGTGGTGTCCGCGACCTAATCCTAAGGGAGGGCATTACAACTGATGTAATCGTTTGTGCAGGCGACATGGGCGATAAGGCCAATCCTGAAGCTGTCCGCTACTCCTGGAACCAAATACAGGCCCTCCAGGCTACACTGTCTGCACCTCTGATACTCGCTGCTACCGGCAACCATGACATGGATTCACGTAGTATAAATGGATATGACGCGAAGGCTACTCTTCAAGAGCTAACTAATTATCCATTTTCTTCCGAAGCGCTAAACAACGAGTACTGGGCCAATAACGCGGTAGTTCAAGCACATGGCAGTTTTCGTTCCGTGCTTCTAAACAGCAGCGCCTATCACGGCTACTCCAATGAACATACTCACGGACGAATTTCGAGTCGGACGCGTAGTTACATCAAACGCAAACTCACGGACCTTCCCGATCCAGGCATAAACATACTTGTCACTCATCATCAGGTGTACAAATACGGCGCGGTGGACCTTACAGACCTCAGCGAGATGCACGATGCCTCCGCGCTGCTAGAAGACTTAAATTCTGGCGAACACGGCTCATGGCTACTCATCCATGGGCATCGTCACTGGCCCGCAGTCACAAATGCCGGCGGCGGTCGAGGGGCACCCATAGTTTTTTCGGCCGGAAGCTTCTCTGCGGTGCTGTACGCAGAAATCCAGAGCCGCGCGCGAAACCAGTTTTACATACTAGAACTTGAAGACACGCAACCAGGCTTTCCTATTCGAGGCACATATAAGGCCTGGGACTGGATTGTAGATCGCGGTTTTCTGCCCGCGCAAGAGAGATCCGGGTTGACACACGTCGGAGGTTTCGGTGGAGCCATGAACGGAGCCGAGCTAGCTGCGGCCGTCAAAGACTTCTACGAAGTTGCGGGGAGCGGATACCAAACGTGGGAAGACGTCACTGCCGCCGTCCCGGATGCACGTTTTACGATGCCATCAGACTTCGAACAGTTCAAACGAGTGCTCAAGAATCAATATGGGCTGACTGTTCTGCAAGACGGCGCAGTGCCGCTTCAAGTCGGGAGGGCTTAA
- a CDS encoding ORC-CDC6 family AAA ATPase, with protein MKTVQSDVFAAANARFRSASMVAETFVPPEQFKTLTRPSHTIMVGPRGSGKTTLLKMLTPEALEAASKAKRFKLSRGITFTGIFIPSDIAWNRQVAVLEESDIPTEVAEGLFEASFTASVLRSFATSLHERFTRSVPQVWLNLPTLTMSQDVEESLVRDLARVWHLELHVPSFLGLRAAASERIVAVGALAATMHRSHDFTGLDSLSTGSGLIPAITTALDTLEAHVPALVGEKWCMLFDELELAPLEVRRSLIASMRSVDDRLIFKLAISPYSADLSDLVSSLGAMAGHDHEEIWLSYGHKQDALRFTFDLMSEVIRERLGQNASVESMLGEAVFTAELENENLDDGASRASTDEYVSDLYDSDASFRDYVNEAVGDLPSLLSSEGQKRAQHYRKVMPLVITRLAFRTPDDSESSGTRRYRSRKNPDIYAGANALAAILEGNPRWIIGVMNTLLDSGPGRIETHVQAAEVTRTRNRFRALLSTIPVPLDSKDTRKGLLWLIDQLGAAFRKNVIADDFTPDPVGTFIVDRGASDALLEALGSAVNTGALVYVPDSDSSGLLTSMRGKRLRLSYLLATGYQLPLGLQRGASMRSVLGRIQTPNQLELFDDL; from the coding sequence TTGAAAACAGTACAGTCAGACGTCTTCGCAGCCGCTAACGCTCGTTTTCGATCTGCCAGCATGGTTGCTGAGACATTCGTTCCGCCTGAACAATTTAAAACGCTAACCCGCCCTTCACATACTATTATGGTCGGGCCCCGAGGCAGCGGCAAGACAACACTTCTAAAGATGCTTACGCCCGAGGCTCTCGAGGCTGCCTCGAAGGCGAAGAGATTCAAATTATCTCGGGGCATAACCTTCACGGGCATCTTTATTCCATCGGATATCGCATGGAACCGACAGGTTGCGGTCCTCGAAGAATCCGACATACCAACCGAGGTAGCGGAGGGTCTTTTTGAGGCATCTTTCACAGCGTCCGTGCTGCGTAGTTTCGCTACATCATTGCATGAGCGCTTTACTCGATCTGTACCACAGGTCTGGTTAAATCTCCCCACATTAACTATGTCACAGGACGTTGAGGAGTCGCTCGTGCGTGATTTGGCGCGCGTCTGGCATCTCGAACTACACGTTCCAAGCTTTCTCGGCTTACGAGCAGCCGCGTCTGAGCGAATAGTAGCCGTGGGTGCGCTTGCGGCGACAATGCACCGCTCGCACGACTTTACCGGACTTGACTCGCTGTCAACAGGAAGCGGCCTTATTCCCGCAATTACTACAGCTTTGGACACTCTTGAAGCGCATGTCCCAGCACTCGTGGGCGAGAAGTGGTGCATGCTATTTGACGAGCTTGAACTTGCCCCTCTTGAGGTGCGGCGATCACTAATCGCGTCAATGCGGTCAGTCGATGACCGACTCATTTTCAAGTTAGCCATCAGTCCCTATAGCGCCGATCTTAGTGACCTCGTGTCATCTCTTGGCGCCATGGCCGGGCACGATCACGAAGAAATATGGTTAAGTTACGGACATAAACAAGACGCCCTGCGATTCACCTTTGATCTAATGAGCGAGGTTATCCGGGAGCGTCTTGGCCAAAACGCAAGCGTCGAGTCCATGCTTGGCGAAGCAGTTTTTACGGCGGAACTAGAGAATGAAAATCTGGACGACGGAGCCTCACGTGCTTCAACCGATGAGTATGTGAGTGATCTATACGATAGCGACGCCAGTTTTCGTGATTATGTAAACGAAGCAGTGGGCGACCTGCCGAGTCTGCTGTCAAGCGAAGGCCAAAAGCGTGCTCAGCATTATCGAAAAGTCATGCCGCTAGTCATTACTCGCCTTGCTTTTCGTACTCCCGATGACTCTGAGTCATCAGGCACTCGTCGATATCGCTCCCGCAAAAATCCGGATATTTATGCCGGCGCCAACGCTCTCGCTGCCATTCTCGAGGGTAACCCGCGGTGGATCATTGGCGTCATGAACACTCTGTTGGACTCCGGTCCTGGCCGCATTGAGACTCACGTCCAGGCTGCGGAGGTCACTCGTACACGAAATCGCTTCCGCGCTCTACTGTCGACCATCCCAGTGCCCTTGGATTCGAAGGATACACGCAAAGGCCTACTATGGCTCATTGATCAGCTTGGTGCTGCTTTTCGTAAAAACGTAATCGCAGATGATTTCACACCAGATCCGGTCGGTACATTTATAGTCGACAGAGGTGCGTCCGACGCCCTCCTCGAGGCGCTCGGAAGTGCGGTCAATACTGGTGCCCTTGTTTACGTTCCAGACAGTGACAGCTCCGGACTTTTGACCTCTATGCGAGGCAAGCGGCTCCGCCTAAGTTACTTACTCGCGACTGGCTATCAACTACCTCTCGGCCTGCAGCGTGGCGCATCAATGCGCAGCGTATTGGGTCGCATTCAGACGCCGAATCAACTGGAGTTGTTTGATGACCTTTAA
- a CDS encoding TRAFAC clade GTPase domain-containing protein — protein sequence METKKVAREQHIAVFGESGSGKTVLVSSFYGSALEPAFADSSLFNIVADDVGDGRRLHQNYLGMKNSSTLPQSTRQTTSYAFSVKRRPGAEAAAKKPAEDLRLVWHDYPGEWFESEPQGATERQRRLEAFRALLGSDVALVLVDAQRLIDNAGEEERYLKALLSGFSTHLIRLRDELLPDGKPLVQFPRIWLIALSKSDLLPAMDIDGFRDLMTEKAAAEMTALGKEIATFVQGSDALSVGEDFVLLSSAKFEPGKIEVSKRTGLDLILPMAAMLPFARFVVWAQRQKAGGRVAKQLLDGAGPLLILLGKKIKLPAPIGAIAALVLPKPVEVLAKLAGTPLQAFHDRAVAKHDFLTTVLTQFQLDLDRGVKKKVLIRSNR from the coding sequence ATGGAAACCAAGAAGGTCGCCCGCGAGCAACACATAGCGGTATTCGGAGAATCGGGCAGCGGTAAGACGGTGCTGGTGTCCTCGTTCTACGGTTCAGCGCTCGAGCCGGCCTTCGCGGATTCGAGCCTCTTCAACATCGTTGCCGACGACGTGGGGGACGGGCGCCGTCTGCACCAGAACTACCTCGGGATGAAGAACTCGTCGACCCTGCCCCAATCGACGCGGCAGACCACCTCATACGCGTTCTCCGTCAAGCGACGGCCGGGTGCGGAAGCCGCCGCCAAGAAGCCCGCGGAGGATCTGCGACTGGTGTGGCACGACTACCCGGGGGAGTGGTTCGAGTCCGAGCCGCAGGGCGCGACCGAGCGTCAGCGTCGACTAGAGGCGTTCCGAGCGCTGCTCGGCTCGGATGTCGCTCTCGTCCTGGTCGATGCGCAGCGGTTGATCGACAACGCGGGCGAGGAGGAGCGCTACCTGAAGGCCTTGCTCTCCGGCTTCAGCACGCACCTGATCCGGCTCCGTGACGAGCTCCTGCCGGATGGGAAGCCGCTGGTGCAGTTCCCGCGGATCTGGTTGATCGCGCTGTCGAAGTCCGACCTCCTCCCCGCGATGGACATCGACGGCTTCCGCGACCTGATGACCGAGAAGGCCGCTGCGGAGATGACCGCGCTCGGCAAGGAGATAGCCACCTTCGTCCAGGGATCGGACGCGCTGTCGGTCGGAGAAGACTTCGTCCTGCTGTCGTCGGCGAAGTTCGAGCCCGGGAAGATCGAGGTGAGCAAGCGGACCGGCCTCGATCTCATCCTTCCCATGGCAGCGATGCTGCCCTTCGCGCGCTTCGTCGTCTGGGCGCAGCGGCAGAAGGCAGGTGGACGGGTGGCGAAACAGCTGCTCGACGGCGCGGGGCCGTTGCTGATCCTGCTGGGCAAGAAGATCAAGCTCCCCGCCCCGATCGGTGCCATTGCCGCGCTCGTGCTCCCAAAGCCCGTTGAGGTGCTGGCCAAGCTGGCCGGCACTCCGCTCCAGGCGTTCCACGACCGGGCGGTGGCCAAGCATGACTTCCTGACCACTGTCCTCACTCAGTTCCAGCTCGACCTGGACCGCGGCGTGAAGAAGAAGGTCCTCATCCGGAGCAACCGGTGA
- a CDS encoding acyl-CoA dehydrogenase family protein — MTLIDREHRPASGSPTPAPGTANANAQADRPRPAPLGDAPVDRWKGAPRPTTPAAWIARAREVADILAVDQVERDRAGASPHQEVALLKHAGLVTLLGPAEHGGGGQTWETAYKVIRAVARGDGSIGQLLGYHYLWAWAARLVATDAQIEAIEELATTGNLLFGGAVNPRDSDLVIREDGDDLIFSGRKSFSTGGVVSDLTVLEGVIEGTETHVFAIVPTDQPGIVFGHDWDSLGQRLTESGSVEIRDVRVPWTDAAGFVDKVFQPLVYGTLNVPAIQLVFANFYLGIAEGALETAAAYTRSTTRAWPYGGDDKERATDEWYVLEGYGQLQSKVWASEALLDRVGAEISAVLHAPRERLTERKRGEIAVRVAAAKARIAEDGLEVGTRILELTGARASSSKAGLDIFWRNLRTHTLHDPIPYKRREVGRHVLLGEIPEPTWYT; from the coding sequence ATGACCCTGATCGACCGCGAGCACCGACCCGCATCCGGCTCCCCCACGCCCGCCCCCGGTACCGCGAACGCGAACGCGCAGGCCGACCGCCCGCGCCCCGCCCCCCTCGGCGACGCGCCCGTGGACCGATGGAAGGGCGCGCCCCGCCCCACGACCCCGGCCGCGTGGATCGCCCGCGCCCGCGAGGTCGCCGACATCCTCGCCGTCGACCAGGTCGAGCGCGACCGCGCCGGCGCCAGCCCGCACCAGGAGGTCGCGCTGCTCAAGCACGCCGGCCTCGTCACGCTGCTCGGGCCCGCGGAGCACGGCGGCGGCGGGCAGACGTGGGAGACCGCGTACAAAGTGATCCGCGCGGTCGCCCGCGGCGACGGATCCATCGGCCAGCTCCTCGGCTACCACTACCTCTGGGCGTGGGCCGCGCGGCTCGTGGCGACCGACGCGCAGATCGAGGCGATCGAGGAGCTCGCGACCACCGGGAACCTCCTCTTCGGCGGCGCCGTGAACCCGCGCGACTCCGACCTCGTCATCCGCGAGGACGGCGACGACCTGATCTTCTCCGGCCGGAAGTCCTTCTCCACGGGCGGCGTCGTCTCCGACCTCACGGTGCTGGAGGGCGTGATCGAGGGCACCGAGACGCACGTGTTCGCGATCGTGCCGACGGACCAGCCGGGCATCGTCTTCGGCCACGACTGGGACAGCCTCGGGCAGCGGCTCACGGAGTCGGGCTCGGTCGAGATCCGCGACGTGCGGGTGCCGTGGACCGACGCCGCCGGCTTCGTCGACAAGGTCTTCCAGCCGCTCGTCTACGGCACGCTGAACGTGCCGGCGATCCAGCTGGTGTTCGCGAACTTCTACTTGGGGATAGCGGAGGGCGCGCTCGAGACGGCGGCCGCCTACACGCGCAGCACCACGCGGGCCTGGCCCTACGGCGGCGACGACAAGGAGCGCGCGACCGACGAGTGGTACGTGCTCGAGGGCTACGGGCAGCTGCAGTCGAAGGTGTGGGCGTCGGAGGCGCTGCTGGATCGGGTGGGCGCCGAGATCAGCGCCGTGCTGCACGCGCCGCGCGAGAGGCTGACCGAGCGGAAGCGGGGCGAGATCGCCGTGCGGGTCGCGGCGGCCAAGGCGCGCATCGCGGAGGACGGGCTGGAGGTCGGCACGCGGATCCTCGAGCTCACGGGCGCCCGCGCCTCCTCCTCGAAGGCCGGGCTCGACATCTTCTGGCGCAACCTGCGCACGCACACGCTGCACGACCCGATCCCCTACAAGCGCCGCGAGGTGGGCCGGCACGTGCTCCTCGGCGAGATCCCGGAGCCGACCTGGTACACGTGA
- the der gene encoding ribosome biogenesis GTPase Der translates to MADHDDDFPELDSGLHERLSSIDEELASQRAQTLRAGLEDYELDDEDLEVLESATDDPDQVTYLPALPVLAVVGRPNVGKSALINRILGRREAVVEDTPGVTRDRVSYKAEYAGRWFTLVDTGGWEPDAKGINASVAMQAEIAMDLADAVLFVVDANVGATSTDEHVVRLLRKTKKTVILAANKVDDARQEPNAASLWSLGLGEPHPVSALHGRGVADLLDLVLKTLPLVSKVAKEEVGGPRRVAILGRPNVGKSSLLNKAAGEERVVVNELAGTTRDPVDEQVEIAGKVWRFVDTAGIRRRMHLAQGADFYASLRTSAALEKAEVAVVMIDVSEVISEQDIRIIELVLESGRALVLAFNKWDLLDDERRRYLEREIETDLAHVSWAPRVNISARTGRHMEKLVPALETALESWDTRIATGKFNAFLAELTAAHPHPVRGGKQPRILFGTQASSRPPTFVLFTTGYLDPQYRRYIQRRLREIYGFEGSPIIVNMRVREKRKR, encoded by the coding sequence ATGGCTGATCACGACGACGACTTCCCCGAGCTCGACAGCGGGCTCCACGAGCGCCTGTCGAGCATCGACGAGGAGCTCGCTTCCCAGCGCGCGCAGACGCTCCGCGCCGGGCTCGAGGACTACGAGCTGGACGACGAGGACCTCGAGGTCCTCGAATCCGCCACGGACGACCCCGACCAGGTCACGTACCTGCCGGCGCTGCCCGTGCTCGCGGTCGTCGGCCGACCGAACGTCGGCAAGTCGGCGCTCATCAACCGCATCCTCGGCCGCCGCGAGGCCGTCGTCGAGGACACCCCCGGCGTCACGCGCGACCGCGTCTCCTACAAGGCCGAGTACGCGGGCCGCTGGTTCACGCTCGTCGACACCGGCGGATGGGAGCCCGACGCGAAGGGCATCAACGCGTCCGTCGCCATGCAGGCCGAGATCGCGATGGACCTCGCCGACGCCGTGCTCTTCGTGGTGGATGCGAACGTCGGCGCCACGAGCACGGACGAGCACGTCGTCCGCCTGCTCCGCAAGACCAAGAAGACGGTGATCCTCGCGGCCAACAAGGTCGACGACGCGCGCCAGGAGCCGAACGCCGCCTCGCTGTGGTCGCTCGGCCTCGGCGAGCCGCACCCCGTCTCCGCGCTGCACGGCCGCGGCGTCGCGGATCTGCTCGACCTCGTGCTGAAGACCCTGCCGCTCGTCTCCAAGGTCGCCAAGGAGGAGGTCGGCGGACCCCGCCGCGTCGCCATCCTCGGCCGCCCGAACGTCGGCAAGTCCAGCCTGCTCAACAAGGCAGCGGGCGAGGAGCGCGTGGTCGTCAACGAGCTCGCCGGCACCACGCGCGACCCGGTCGACGAGCAGGTCGAGATCGCCGGCAAGGTGTGGCGCTTCGTCGACACCGCCGGCATCCGCCGCCGCATGCACCTCGCCCAGGGCGCCGACTTCTACGCGTCGCTCCGCACGAGCGCGGCGCTGGAGAAGGCGGAGGTCGCGGTCGTCATGATCGACGTCTCCGAGGTCATCAGCGAGCAGGACATCCGCATCATCGAGCTGGTGCTCGAGTCGGGCCGCGCGCTCGTGCTGGCGTTCAACAAGTGGGACCTCCTCGACGACGAGCGCCGCCGCTACCTCGAGCGCGAGATAGAGACCGACCTCGCGCACGTGTCGTGGGCGCCGCGCGTCAACATCTCGGCGCGCACCGGCCGCCACATGGAGAAGCTCGTGCCGGCGCTCGAGACGGCGCTGGAGTCGTGGGACACCCGCATCGCGACGGGCAAGTTCAACGCGTTCCTCGCCGAGCTCACCGCGGCGCACCCGCACCCCGTGCGCGGCGGCAAGCAGCCGCGCATCCTGTTCGGCACCCAGGCCTCGAGCCGTCCGCCGACATTCGTGCTCTTCACGACCGGGTACCTCGACCCGCAGTACCGCCGCTACATCCAGCGTCGCCTGCGCGAGATCTACGGCTTCGAGGGCAGCCCGATCATCGTCAACATGCGCGTGCGGGAGAAGCGGAAGCGCTAG
- the cmk gene encoding (d)CMP kinase produces MTGNAVDAPDPTAPDPLERDPLEDALLVDATLNRTVVAVDGPAGSGKSSVSRAAARALGFDYQDTGAAYRALSWFALESGVDTEDPATVTSLIEGFDYDIAIDPSETRVSVRGTDVTEAIREPRVSAVVSRVARVPEVRHYMVELFRSLMASSDKPGIVVEGRDITTVVAPDAQVRILLTASPEARMSRRSAETSTQSAAAVGESLASRDRADSQVVDFMNAADGVTTIDSTDIDFDQTVQAVVDLVHARTD; encoded by the coding sequence ATGACCGGAAATGCCGTGGACGCACCCGACCCGACCGCACCCGACCCGCTGGAGAGGGATCCCCTCGAGGACGCCCTGCTCGTCGACGCCACGCTCAACCGCACGGTCGTCGCCGTCGACGGCCCCGCAGGCAGCGGCAAGTCGAGCGTGAGCCGCGCCGCCGCGCGCGCCCTCGGCTTCGACTACCAGGACACGGGCGCCGCGTACCGCGCGCTCAGCTGGTTCGCGCTGGAGAGCGGCGTGGACACCGAGGATCCCGCGACGGTCACGAGCCTCATCGAGGGCTTCGACTACGACATCGCGATCGATCCGTCCGAGACCCGCGTGAGCGTCCGCGGCACGGACGTCACGGAGGCGATCCGGGAGCCCCGCGTCTCCGCCGTCGTGAGCCGCGTGGCCCGCGTGCCCGAGGTGCGGCACTACATGGTGGAGCTGTTCCGCTCGCTCATGGCGTCGAGCGACAAGCCCGGCATCGTGGTCGAGGGCCGCGACATCACGACGGTCGTGGCGCCCGACGCCCAGGTGCGCATTCTGCTGACGGCCTCCCCGGAAGCTAGGATGAGCAGGCGTTCCGCGGAGACGTCGACCCAGTCGGCAGCCGCGGTCGGCGAATCACTCGCCTCCCGGGATCGGGCCGACTCGCAGGTCGTCGATTTCATGAACGCCGCAGATGGTGTGACCACCATCGACTCCACGGACATCGACTTCGACCAGACCGTCCAGGCGGTGGTCGATCTCGTTCACGCACGAACAGATTGA